A window of the bacterium genome harbors these coding sequences:
- the rpoN gene encoding RNA polymerase factor sigma-54, whose translation MPKVTLDQTQRQQMKFSPLQELKIKILQLSNLELVDKINEELLQNPVLEEDNIATLELPIVDFPEIKKNDKQEEINWEDFFESSKKSFTYDSSPPIESNPIYENIPTHQLSLREYLLQQLRMVPSLTNDEYKIGELIIDNINKDGYLDSAVEEIAKEAKVSLGEVKDVLNKIQEFEPTGVGSKDLEECLLIQAKELGMEETLGPLIQNYLQAIQDKNYDLIASKMNITVERVKELVELLVKLLEPKPARLYEKFYPPYIIPEIIISNTEEEGLKLELNDEWIPSLRISSYYQRLLKDKNLSAEENEYIRKKLKSALFFLDCMEKRKKTLTHVAKVIFELQQQFLQDGKPEKIVPMRLEDIANGLNLHLSTVSRTIANKFVKTPYGVHPLKFFFKTGLTTKEGETVSTLSIKEKIKQIIALENKQNPLSDSKITTLLQQQGINIASRTVAKYREELQIPSSFSRKNLKSS comes from the coding sequence ATGCCAAAAGTAACTCTTGACCAAACTCAACGCCAACAAATGAAATTTTCCCCACTCCAGGAATTGAAAATCAAGATATTACAACTCTCTAACCTGGAATTAGTAGATAAGATAAATGAAGAGTTACTTCAAAATCCGGTTTTAGAAGAGGATAATATTGCCACCCTTGAGCTTCCAATTGTTGACTTTCCAGAGATAAAAAAAAATGATAAACAAGAGGAGATAAATTGGGAGGATTTCTTCGAATCTTCAAAAAAGTCTTTTACCTATGATTCTTCTCCACCTATCGAGTCTAACCCAATTTATGAAAATATTCCTACACATCAACTTTCTCTTAGAGAATATTTACTCCAGCAACTTCGGATGGTGCCTTCATTAACTAATGATGAATATAAAATAGGCGAATTAATTATTGACAACATCAATAAAGATGGCTATCTTGATAGTGCGGTTGAGGAGATAGCCAAAGAGGCAAAGGTCAGTCTGGGGGAAGTTAAAGATGTCTTGAATAAGATTCAAGAATTTGAACCCACCGGGGTGGGATCTAAGGATTTGGAAGAATGCCTGCTAATTCAGGCTAAAGAATTAGGAATGGAGGAAACATTAGGACCTTTAATTCAAAATTACCTCCAGGCAATTCAAGATAAAAATTATGACCTGATTGCCTCTAAAATGAATATTACAGTAGAACGGGTAAAAGAATTAGTTGAACTACTTGTTAAATTGTTGGAGCCAAAACCGGCTCGATTATATGAAAAATTCTACCCGCCATACATTATCCCGGAGATTATTATCTCAAATACAGAGGAAGAAGGACTTAAATTAGAACTCAATGATGAATGGATACCTTCGCTAAGAATTAGTTCTTACTATCAAAGATTGTTAAAAGATAAAAATCTCTCTGCAGAAGAAAATGAATATATCCGAAAGAAATTGAAATCAGCCTTATTTTTCTTAGATTGTATGGAGAAGAGAAAAAAGACATTAACCCATGTGGCAAAGGTAATATTTGAGCTACAACAGCAATTTTTACAGGATGGCAAACCAGAAAAGATTGTCCCAATGAGATTAGAAGATATTGCGAATGGACTTAATCTTCATTTAAGCACAGTCAGTCGGACAATCGCAAACAAATTTGTTAAAACACCTTATGGAGTCCATCCATTGAAATTCTTCTTTAAAACAGGTCTAACGACCAAAGAAGGAGAAACTGTTTCTACTCTATCTATTAAAGAAAAGATAAAACAGATAATTGCACTGGAAAATAAACAAAATCCGTTAAGCGATAGTAAAATCACCACTTTACTTCAACAACAGGGTATAAATATTGCCTCGAGAACAGTGGCAAAGTATCGTGAGGAATTACAAATCCCATCATCATTTTCAAGGAAAAATCTTAAATCCTCTTGA